A genomic region of Pseudomonas sp. MPC6 contains the following coding sequences:
- a CDS encoding DUF2214 family protein: protein MLAHWVLAAVHLLAFALGFWAVLSRGTALRRLVAGAGEARSVLIADNLWGLSAAVLLVTGGMRAFGGYEKGADYYLHQPLFHLKMTFFVLILLLEVAPMVTLIKWRRARARGAAIDTGRAQLFARISHIEAMLVLLMVVAATGMARGVTFG, encoded by the coding sequence ATGCTGGCTCACTGGGTTCTGGCGGCGGTTCATCTCTTGGCGTTTGCCCTGGGCTTCTGGGCGGTGCTCTCCCGTGGCACGGCGCTTCGACGCCTGGTTGCCGGGGCCGGGGAGGCTCGCAGTGTATTGATCGCGGACAATCTGTGGGGTCTCTCGGCCGCCGTGCTGTTGGTCACCGGTGGGATGCGCGCCTTTGGCGGGTACGAGAAGGGCGCTGATTATTATCTTCATCAGCCGTTGTTCCACCTCAAAATGACATTTTTCGTGCTTATTCTGTTGCTGGAAGTCGCACCGATGGTGACGCTGATCAAATGGCGCAGGGCGCGGGCGCGAGGCGCGGCGATCGATACCGGCCGTGCGCAGCTGTTTGCTCGGATCAGTCATATCGAAGCGATGCTGGTGTTGCTGATGGTGGTGGCGGCCACGGGTATGGCGCGGGGCGTGACCTTTGGTTAA
- the csrA gene encoding carbon storage regulator CsrA, with product MLILTRKVGESINIGDDITITILGVSGQQVRIGINAPKDVAVHREEIYQRIQAGLTAPDKPQS from the coding sequence ATGCTGATACTCACCCGCAAAGTCGGTGAAAGCATAAACATTGGTGATGACATTACGATCACCATCCTGGGCGTTAGCGGCCAGCAAGTCAGGATCGGCATCAACGCTCCGAAAGACGTTGCCGTGCACCGCGAAGAAATTTATCAGCGTATCCAGGCTGGCCTGACCGCCCCGGACAAGCCACAGTCCTGA
- a CDS encoding SPOR domain-containing protein gives MRKMVLVIAVLALAGCGEGKRPDVPKPQTTAATAPVAASAPQWDLEVRGEITQAVSDLSGWLIEHSFVSSVVKENGKTRILLGPFNSRAEAEAKQAEVAAALTRAKKQNIELLVVEHTAPL, from the coding sequence GTGCGCAAAATGGTCTTGGTAATCGCGGTACTGGCACTGGCGGGATGCGGTGAGGGCAAGCGTCCTGACGTGCCAAAGCCGCAGACAACAGCGGCGACCGCACCGGTGGCGGCCTCTGCACCCCAGTGGGATCTGGAGGTGCGAGGCGAAATAACCCAGGCTGTCAGCGACCTCAGCGGCTGGCTGATCGAGCATAGTTTCGTATCCAGTGTCGTCAAGGAAAATGGCAAGACGCGGATTCTGCTCGGGCCATTCAATTCCAGGGCCGAGGCCGAGGCCAAGCAGGCTGAAGTAGCCGCGGCGCTCACCCGGGCGAAAAAACAGAACATCGAATTGCTGGTCGTCGAACACACAGCGCCCCTGTAG
- a CDS encoding endonuclease I family protein, translated as MSVRWFALLFLLITLGAQAGAPRTFSEAKKVAWKLYAPQSTEFYCGCKYSGNKVNLAACGYVPRKNAKRASRIEWEHIVPAWQIGHQRQCWQEGGRKNCTRYDPVYQKAEADLHNLVPSIGEVNGDRSNFSFGWLPVQTGQYGSCLTQVDFKAKKVMPRPSIRGMIARTYFYMSKQYGLRLSKQDRQLYEAWNKTYPVEAWERQRNQSVGCVMGRGNEFVGPVDMKACG; from the coding sequence ATGAGTGTCCGCTGGTTTGCTTTGCTGTTTCTGTTGATCACCCTTGGCGCCCAGGCGGGCGCCCCACGCACCTTCAGCGAAGCCAAGAAAGTCGCCTGGAAGTTGTACGCCCCGCAATCCACCGAGTTTTATTGCGGCTGCAAATACTCCGGCAACAAGGTCAATCTCGCGGCCTGCGGATATGTCCCGCGCAAAAACGCCAAGCGTGCGTCCCGCATCGAGTGGGAACACATTGTCCCGGCCTGGCAGATCGGCCATCAGCGTCAGTGCTGGCAAGAAGGCGGGCGCAAGAACTGCACGCGCTACGATCCGGTCTACCAGAAGGCCGAGGCCGACCTGCATAACCTGGTGCCGAGCATCGGAGAGGTGAACGGCGATCGCAGCAATTTCAGTTTCGGCTGGCTGCCGGTGCAAACCGGTCAATACGGTTCGTGCCTGACCCAGGTCGACTTCAAGGCGAAGAAGGTCATGCCCCGCCCTTCCATTCGCGGCATGATCGCCCGGACGTACTTCTACATGAGCAAGCAGTATGGTTTGCGCCTGTCGAAACAGGATCGGCAACTGTACGAAGCCTGGAACAAAACCTATCCGGTCGAGGCCTGGGAACGTCAGCGCAACCAGAGCGTGGGCTGCGTGATGGGGCGCGGCAACGAGTTTGTCGGCCCGGTGGATATGAAGGCGTGCGGTTAA
- a CDS encoding DUF1654 domain-containing protein, which translates to MPTVKYCMHVQLNKDNPVASTPVSPDTYVRMGLRVQKIINSPSAQKAKAALIFRLPDEPVDEWEQLLEEIDENDNVTLAYRDDGGVQIFWVVPKED; encoded by the coding sequence ATGCCTACAGTTAAATACTGTATGCACGTACAGCTTAATAAGGATAATCCTGTGGCCTCTACCCCTGTTTCTCCCGACACCTATGTACGCATGGGTCTTCGCGTGCAGAAAATCATCAACTCCCCCTCCGCGCAAAAAGCCAAAGCCGCCTTGATCTTCCGTCTGCCGGACGAACCCGTGGACGAGTGGGAACAGCTGCTCGAAGAAATCGATGAGAACGACAACGTCACCCTCGCTTATCGCGACGATGGCGGCGTGCAGATTTTCTGGGTTGTGCCGAAGGAAGATTGA
- a CDS encoding asparaginase: MTSVFKTLVPGALALLLLLPTALQAKEEAQTQQKLANVVILATGGTIAGAGASAANSATYQAAKVGIEQLIAGVPELSQLANVRGEQVMQIASESITNDNLLQLGRRVAELADSNDVDGIVITHGTDTLEETAYFLNLVEKTDKPIIVVGSMRPGTAMSADGMLNLYNAVAVASSKEARGKGVLVTMNDEIQSGRDVSKMINIKTEAFKSAWGPLGMVVEGKSYWFRLPAKRHTMDSEFDIKTIESLPNVEIAYSYGNVSDTAYKALAQSGAKAIIHAGTGNGSVSSRVVPALQALRKDGVQIIRSSHVNAGGFVLRNAEQPDDKYDWVVAHDLNPQKARILAMVALTKTNDSKELQRMFWEY; the protein is encoded by the coding sequence ATGACATCTGTTTTCAAGACCTTGGTCCCGGGCGCCCTGGCCCTCCTGCTACTCCTGCCCACCGCCCTTCAGGCGAAAGAAGAAGCGCAGACCCAACAGAAACTGGCCAACGTGGTGATCCTGGCCACGGGCGGCACCATTGCCGGCGCCGGTGCCAGCGCAGCCAATAGCGCGACCTACCAGGCGGCGAAAGTCGGCATCGAACAATTGATCGCCGGGGTCCCGGAGCTGAGCCAGCTGGCCAACGTTCGAGGCGAACAGGTCATGCAGATCGCCTCCGAAAGCATCACCAACGACAACCTGCTGCAACTGGGCCGGCGTGTCGCTGAGCTGGCCGACAGCAACGACGTCGATGGCATCGTCATCACCCACGGCACCGACACCCTGGAAGAAACCGCCTACTTCCTGAACCTGGTGGAAAAAACCGACAAGCCGATCATCGTCGTCGGCTCCATGCGCCCGGGCACCGCAATGTCTGCCGACGGCATGCTCAACCTGTACAACGCCGTGGCCGTGGCCAGCAGCAAGGAAGCGCGAGGCAAAGGCGTACTGGTGACCATGAACGACGAAATCCAGTCGGGTCGCGACGTCAGCAAGATGATCAACATCAAGACCGAAGCGTTTAAAAGCGCCTGGGGCCCACTGGGCATGGTCGTGGAAGGCAAATCCTACTGGTTCCGCCTGCCGGCCAAGCGCCACACCATGGATTCGGAATTCGACATCAAAACCATCGAGAGCCTGCCGAACGTCGAAATCGCCTACTCCTACGGCAACGTCAGCGATACCGCCTACAAAGCCCTGGCGCAGTCGGGCGCCAAAGCCATCATCCACGCCGGCACCGGCAACGGCTCGGTCTCTTCGCGGGTGGTGCCAGCCCTGCAGGCCTTGCGCAAGGACGGCGTGCAGATCATCCGCTCCTCCCACGTCAACGCCGGCGGCTTCGTGCTGCGCAACGCCGAACAGCCTGACGACAAGTACGACTGGGTCGTGGCCCACGACCTGAACCCGCAGAAGGCTCGCATCCTGGCCATGGTCGCGCTGACCAAGACCAACGACAGCAAAGAGCTGCAACGGATGTTCTGGGAATATTGA
- a CDS encoding sugar ABC transporter substrate-binding protein translates to MKLPFAGRLLAVAMLAAASAALPVSSAFAETAEKPKVALVMKSLANEFFLTMEDGAKAYQKDHSGEFELISNGIKDETDTANQIRIVEQMIVSRVNALVIAPADSKAMVPVIKKAMDAGITVVNIDNQLDPAVVKSKNITVPFVGPDNRKGARLVGEYLAKQLKAGDEVGIIEGVSTTTNAQARTAGFKDAMDAAQIKVVSLQSGDWEINKGNQVAASMLSEYPNIKALLAGNDSMAVGAVSAVRAAGKAGKVQVVGYDNINAIKPMLKDGRVLATADQFAARQAVFGIETALKIIKGEKVDSGVNGVIETPVELVTQ, encoded by the coding sequence ATGAAGCTGCCATTCGCTGGACGTCTTCTTGCTGTCGCTATGCTGGCTGCCGCATCCGCCGCGTTGCCTGTCTCTTCGGCGTTCGCCGAAACCGCTGAAAAACCTAAAGTCGCACTGGTCATGAAATCCCTGGCCAACGAATTCTTCCTGACCATGGAAGACGGCGCCAAGGCCTACCAGAAAGACCATTCCGGCGAGTTCGAGCTGATCTCCAATGGCATCAAGGACGAAACGGATACGGCGAACCAGATCCGGATCGTCGAGCAGATGATCGTGTCCAGGGTCAATGCGCTGGTCATCGCGCCAGCGGACTCCAAAGCCATGGTGCCGGTGATCAAGAAAGCGATGGATGCCGGCATCACCGTGGTCAACATCGATAATCAGCTGGACCCGGCGGTGGTCAAAAGCAAAAACATCACGGTGCCGTTCGTAGGCCCGGATAACCGCAAAGGCGCGCGCCTGGTGGGTGAGTACCTGGCGAAACAGCTGAAGGCCGGTGACGAAGTCGGCATCATCGAAGGTGTCTCCACCACGACCAACGCCCAGGCCCGCACCGCAGGCTTCAAGGATGCGATGGACGCGGCGCAGATCAAGGTCGTCTCCTTGCAGTCCGGTGATTGGGAAATCAACAAGGGCAACCAGGTTGCCGCCTCCATGCTCAGCGAATACCCGAACATCAAGGCCTTGCTGGCGGGCAACGACAGCATGGCCGTCGGCGCGGTGTCTGCCGTGCGTGCCGCCGGCAAGGCCGGCAAGGTACAAGTGGTCGGCTACGACAACATCAACGCCATCAAGCCCATGCTCAAGGACGGTCGCGTGCTGGCCACCGCCGACCAGTTCGCGGCCAGGCAGGCGGTGTTCGGCATCGAGACCGCGCTGAAGATCATCAAGGGTGAGAAAGTCGACAGCGGCGTCAATGGCGTCATTGAAACGCCGGTAGAGCTGGTGACCCAGTAG
- a CDS encoding sugar ABC transporter ATP-binding protein, giving the protein MSVFAPNAVLSVSGIGKTYAQPVLTGIDLTLLRGEVLALTGENGAGKSTLSKIIGGLVAPTTGQMQFQGQDYRPGSRTQAEDLGIRMVMQELNLLPTLSVAENLFLHNLPSQGGWISRKQLRKAAIAAMAQVGLDAIDPDTLVGELGIGHQQMVEIARNLIGDCHVLILDEPTAMLTAREVEMLFEQITRLQARGVSIIYISHRLEELARVAQRIAVLRDGNLVCVEPMANYNSEQLVTLMVGRELGEQIDMGPRQIGAPALTVTGLTRSDKVRDVSFEVRAGEIYGISGLIGAGRTELLRLIFGADTPDSGSVALGSPARVVSIRSPADAVGHGIALITEDRKGEGLLLTQSISANIALGNMPVISSGGFVKNTDEIALAQRQIDAMHIRSSSPTQLVSELSGGNQQKVVIGRWLERDCSVMLFDEPTRGIDVGAKFDIYALLGELTRQGKALVVVSSDLRELMLICDRIGVLSAGRLIDTFERDSWTQDDLLAAAFAGYQKRDALLNEAAPRDLS; this is encoded by the coding sequence ATGTCAGTTTTCGCCCCGAACGCTGTCCTCTCGGTCAGCGGCATCGGCAAGACTTACGCGCAACCGGTCCTGACCGGCATCGACCTGACGCTGCTGCGCGGTGAAGTGCTGGCCCTGACCGGCGAGAACGGCGCCGGCAAAAGCACGCTGTCGAAAATCATTGGCGGGCTGGTGGCGCCGACCACCGGCCAGATGCAGTTTCAGGGCCAGGATTATCGCCCCGGCAGCCGGACCCAGGCCGAAGACCTGGGCATCCGCATGGTCATGCAGGAGCTCAATCTGCTGCCGACCCTGTCGGTGGCGGAAAACCTGTTTCTGCACAATCTGCCCAGCCAGGGTGGCTGGATCAGCCGCAAGCAATTGCGCAAGGCGGCGATCGCGGCCATGGCCCAGGTCGGGCTCGACGCCATCGACCCCGACACCCTGGTCGGCGAACTCGGCATCGGCCACCAGCAAATGGTCGAGATCGCGCGCAACCTGATCGGCGACTGCCATGTGCTGATTCTCGACGAGCCGACCGCGATGCTCACCGCCCGCGAAGTCGAAATGCTGTTCGAGCAGATCACCCGCCTGCAGGCGCGCGGCGTCTCGATCATCTACATTTCCCATCGCCTCGAAGAACTGGCACGGGTCGCCCAGCGCATCGCGGTATTGCGCGACGGCAACCTGGTCTGCGTCGAGCCGATGGCCAATTACAACAGTGAGCAGCTGGTTACCTTGATGGTCGGTCGTGAACTCGGCGAACAGATCGACATGGGCCCGCGCCAGATCGGCGCGCCAGCGTTGACGGTCACCGGCCTGACCCGTTCCGACAAGGTTCGCGACGTGTCCTTCGAAGTGCGGGCCGGCGAGATCTACGGGATTTCCGGTTTGATCGGGGCAGGGCGCACCGAGTTGCTGCGCCTGATCTTCGGCGCTGATACGCCGGACAGCGGCAGCGTGGCACTGGGCTCGCCGGCGCGGGTCGTCAGTATCCGTTCGCCGGCGGATGCGGTCGGTCACGGCATCGCCCTGATCACCGAAGACCGCAAGGGCGAAGGCCTGCTGCTGACCCAATCGATCAGCGCCAATATCGCCCTGGGCAATATGCCGGTGATTTCCAGCGGCGGCTTCGTCAAAAACACTGACGAGATCGCCCTGGCCCAGCGTCAGATCGACGCCATGCACATCCGCAGTTCCAGTCCCACCCAGTTGGTCTCCGAGTTGTCCGGCGGCAACCAGCAGAAAGTCGTGATCGGTCGCTGGCTGGAGCGCGACTGCTCGGTGATGCTGTTCGATGAGCCGACCCGCGGCATCGACGTCGGCGCCAAGTTCGACATCTATGCCTTGCTCGGCGAGTTGACCCGTCAGGGCAAGGCGCTGGTGGTGGTGTCCAGCGACCTGCGCGAACTGATGCTGATCTGCGACCGCATCGGCGTGCTCTCGGCGGGGCGTCTGATCGACACGTTCGAGCGTGACAGCTGGACCCAGGATGACTTGCTCGCCGCCGCATTCGCCGGCTATCAAAAACGTGATGCGCTGCTCAACGAAGCAGCGCCGAGGGATCTTTCATGA
- a CDS encoding ABC transporter permease — translation MTTATSAGKRSGNFYGLGTYLGLAGALLAMIALFSVLSSHFLSYDTFSTLANQIPDLMVLAVGMTFVLIIGGIDLSVGSVLALAASTVSVAILGWGWSVLPAALLGMGAAALAGTITGSITVAWRIPSFIVSLGVLEMARGVAYQMTGSRTAYIGDAFAWLSNPIVFGISPSFIIALLIIVIAQAVLTRTVFGRYLIGIGTNEEAVRLAGINPKPYKILVFSLMGLLAGVAALFQISRLEAADPNAGSGLELQVIAAVVIGGTSLMGGRGSVISTFFGVLIISVLAAGLAQIGATEPTKRIITGAVIVVAVVLDTYRSQRASRRT, via the coding sequence ATGACGACTGCTACGTCCGCCGGCAAACGCAGTGGCAACTTCTATGGCCTCGGTACCTACCTGGGCCTGGCCGGTGCCTTGCTGGCCATGATCGCGCTGTTCTCGGTCCTGAGCAGCCATTTTCTGTCGTACGACACCTTCAGTACCCTGGCCAACCAGATCCCGGACCTGATGGTGCTGGCGGTTGGCATGACGTTCGTGTTGATCATCGGCGGCATCGACCTCTCGGTCGGTTCGGTGCTGGCGCTCGCGGCATCGACGGTCAGCGTGGCGATTCTCGGCTGGGGCTGGAGCGTATTGCCGGCGGCGCTGTTGGGGATGGGCGCCGCGGCGTTGGCGGGAACCATTACCGGTTCGATCACCGTCGCCTGGCGGATCCCGTCGTTCATCGTGTCCCTGGGCGTGCTGGAAATGGCCCGTGGCGTGGCGTATCAGATGACCGGCTCGCGCACGGCCTACATCGGTGACGCCTTCGCCTGGCTGTCCAACCCGATCGTCTTTGGCATTTCGCCGTCGTTCATTATCGCCTTGCTGATCATCGTCATTGCCCAGGCCGTGCTGACCCGTACCGTGTTCGGTCGCTACCTGATCGGCATCGGCACCAACGAAGAGGCGGTGCGCCTGGCCGGGATCAATCCCAAACCCTACAAGATCCTCGTGTTCAGCCTGATGGGGCTGCTGGCCGGTGTCGCCGCGCTGTTTCAGATCTCCCGGCTGGAAGCGGCGGACCCGAATGCCGGCTCCGGCCTGGAGCTGCAAGTGATCGCCGCGGTGGTGATCGGCGGCACCAGCCTGATGGGCGGCCGCGGTTCGGTCATCAGTACCTTCTTCGGCGTACTGATCATTTCGGTACTGGCCGCCGGCCTGGCGCAGATCGGCGCGACCGAACCAACCAAACGCATCATCACCGGCGCGGTCATCGTGGTGGCGGTGGTGCTTGATACTTATCGCAGTCAGCGCGCAAGCCGGCGGACCTGA
- a CDS encoding LacI family DNA-binding transcriptional regulator, with translation MATIKDVAALAGISYTTVSHVVNKTRPVSEEVRVKVEAAIKTLDYVPSAVARSLKAKTTATIGLLVPNSLNPYFAELARGIEDYCERNGYCVILCNSDDNPDKQRSYLRVLLEKRIDGLIVASAGGDAGLALGLAGVRTPMVIVDRGLEGVDADLVRIDHEYGAYLATKHLLELGHRDIATIGGPANTSVAQMRLAGYCRALQEAGVTVPRERMLESDFTSTGGYSAAAILLENNPPSAIFAGNDMIGIGVLRAAAERNIRVPTELSVIGFDDIQISRYVYPALTTVGQSILQLGEMAAEVLLRRIATPAMATDQRIVTPSIVLRESTAPLAGVFDHYR, from the coding sequence ATGGCAACAATCAAGGATGTGGCAGCGCTGGCGGGAATTTCCTACACCACCGTGTCCCACGTGGTGAACAAGACCCGGCCAGTCAGCGAAGAAGTACGGGTCAAGGTCGAGGCCGCCATCAAGACGCTCGACTACGTGCCCAGTGCGGTGGCCCGCTCGCTCAAGGCGAAAACCACGGCGACCATCGGCCTGTTGGTGCCCAATAGCCTCAACCCGTACTTCGCCGAACTGGCGCGGGGGATCGAGGATTACTGCGAGCGCAATGGCTATTGCGTGATCCTGTGCAATTCCGACGACAACCCGGACAAGCAGCGCAGCTACCTGCGGGTGTTGTTGGAGAAGCGTATCGACGGCTTGATCGTGGCGTCGGCCGGCGGCGATGCGGGGCTGGCGCTAGGCCTGGCGGGCGTGCGCACGCCGATGGTGATCGTCGACCGAGGGCTGGAAGGGGTCGATGCCGACCTGGTGCGCATCGATCACGAGTACGGCGCCTATCTGGCGACGAAGCACCTGCTGGAGTTGGGGCATCGGGACATTGCCACCATCGGCGGTCCGGCAAATACCAGCGTGGCGCAGATGCGCCTGGCCGGTTATTGCCGCGCCTTGCAGGAGGCCGGTGTCACGGTGCCTCGTGAGCGCATGCTGGAAAGCGATTTCACCAGCACCGGCGGCTACAGCGCCGCGGCGATCCTGCTGGAAAACAATCCGCCCAGCGCGATATTTGCCGGCAACGACATGATCGGCATCGGCGTGCTGCGGGCCGCCGCCGAGCGCAATATTCGAGTACCGACTGAACTGTCGGTAATCGGCTTCGACGATATCCAGATCAGCCGGTATGTGTATCCGGCGCTGACCACCGTCGGCCAGTCGATTCTGCAACTGGGCGAGATGGCCGCTGAAGTGCTGTTGCGCCGGATCGCCACACCGGCCATGGCCACTGATCAACGGATCGTGACACCCAGTATTGTCCTGCGCGAATCGACGGCGCCGCTGGCCGGTGTGTTTGACCACTACCGCTGA
- the rbsK gene encoding ribokinase produces the protein MPAKVVVIGSLNMDLVTRAPRLPRGGETLIGQSFATVHGGKGANQAVAAARLGAQVSMVGCVGSDAYGEQLRGALLAEQIDCQAVSVVDDSSGVALIVVDDNSQNAIVIVAGANGALTPAVIDRFDPVLQAADVLICQLEVPDATVGHALKRGRELGKTTILNPAPASRPLPADWYAAIDYLIPNESEASALSGLPVDSLASAETAAARLLALGAAKVIITLGAQGSLFANGSGFEHFPALQVKAVDTTAAGDTFVGGFAAALAAGKSEAEAIRFGQVAAALSVTRAGAQPSIPTLSDVQAFKTP, from the coding sequence ATGCCAGCAAAAGTAGTGGTGATAGGCAGCCTGAACATGGACCTGGTAACCCGGGCACCGCGACTGCCCCGAGGCGGCGAAACGCTGATCGGCCAGTCGTTTGCCACGGTTCACGGTGGCAAGGGCGCGAATCAGGCGGTGGCTGCGGCTAGGCTGGGCGCGCAGGTGTCGATGGTCGGCTGCGTGGGCAGCGACGCCTATGGCGAGCAGCTGCGCGGGGCGCTGTTGGCCGAGCAGATCGATTGCCAGGCGGTCAGCGTGGTTGACGATTCCAGCGGCGTGGCGTTGATCGTGGTCGACGACAACAGCCAGAACGCGATCGTGATCGTCGCCGGGGCCAACGGCGCGCTGACGCCAGCAGTGATCGACCGTTTCGACCCGGTGCTGCAGGCGGCGGATGTGCTCATCTGCCAGCTGGAAGTGCCGGATGCCACGGTCGGCCATGCACTCAAGCGCGGCCGCGAATTGGGCAAGACCACGATTCTCAACCCGGCGCCGGCCAGTCGCCCGCTACCGGCGGACTGGTACGCGGCCATCGATTACCTGATTCCCAACGAAAGCGAGGCCTCGGCGCTCAGCGGTCTGCCCGTGGACTCCCTGGCCAGCGCCGAAACGGCCGCCGCCCGCTTGCTCGCCCTGGGTGCCGCCAAGGTGATCATCACCCTCGGTGCGCAGGGCTCGCTGTTTGCCAACGGCAGCGGCTTCGAACATTTTCCGGCACTGCAGGTAAAGGCTGTCGATACCACCGCGGCCGGCGACACCTTCGTCGGTGGTTTCGCCGCAGCACTGGCGGCCGGCAAAAGCGAAGCCGAAGCGATCCGCTTCGGTCAGGTCGCTGCGGCGCTGTCGGTGACCCGTGCCGGTGCGCAACCCTCGATTCCCACCTTGTCCGACGTACAGGCCTTCAAAACACCATGA
- the rbsD gene encoding D-ribose pyranase, which produces MKKTPLLNVALSRLIASLGHGDRVVIGDAGLPVPPGVELIDLALTHGIPDFVSTLKVVLSEMQVESHVLAQEILHRKPSTLATLDELDAEGALGRRELLSHDQFKILSRQARAIVRTGECQPYCNIILVAGVTF; this is translated from the coding sequence ATGAAGAAGACACCGTTGCTCAACGTCGCCCTGTCGCGACTGATCGCCTCCCTGGGCCATGGCGACCGGGTGGTGATTGGCGATGCCGGCCTGCCGGTGCCACCGGGCGTCGAGCTGATCGACCTGGCGCTGACCCACGGCATTCCGGATTTCGTCAGCACCTTGAAGGTGGTGCTCAGCGAAATGCAGGTCGAAAGCCACGTACTGGCCCAGGAGATCCTGCACAGGAAACCCTCGACACTGGCGACCCTGGATGAACTGGACGCCGAAGGTGCGCTGGGACGGCGTGAGCTGCTCAGCCATGACCAATTCAAGATCCTCAGCCGCCAGGCGCGGGCGATTGTTCGCACCGGCGAATGCCAGCCGTACTGCAACATCATTCTGGTGGCCGGGGTTACATTCTAA